One window of the Glycocaulis alkaliphilus genome contains the following:
- a CDS encoding helix-turn-helix domain-containing protein, translated as MEQMASARSTGAIDRHVGIRIRLRRRILQMSSQTLAAKLGVTLQQVERYENGASRIGAAGLFSLACTLKVPVGYFFEGFDPALKR; from the coding sequence ATGGAACAAATGGCCAGCGCACGATCCACCGGTGCCATCGACAGACATGTCGGCATACGTATCCGGCTGCGCCGCAGGATTCTGCAGATGTCTTCACAAACCCTGGCCGCCAAACTGGGCGTGACCCTGCAGCAGGTTGAGAGATACGAAAATGGCGCAAGCCGTATCGGCGCAGCCGGGCTGTTTTCCTTGGCATGCACGCTCAAGGTTCCGGTCGGGTATTTCTTCGAAGGTTTCGATCCGGCCCTCAAACGTTGA
- a CDS encoding helix-turn-helix domain-containing protein, whose amino-acid sequence MTDLRTRFGRLLAAHRRRAGMTQQDLAEAVDASVYMISKMESSASGTSFSMIERLARALSLDPAELFTADLPASHFQRSAYGRITRQLVDLDEDELEWLEGVITAALKVRRPG is encoded by the coding sequence ATGACCGACTTGCGGACACGTTTTGGCAGACTGCTGGCCGCTCACCGGCGCCGCGCCGGTATGACCCAGCAGGATCTGGCCGAAGCGGTGGATGCCAGCGTGTACATGATTTCCAAGATGGAAAGCAGTGCATCGGGTACCAGCTTTTCCATGATCGAGCGGCTGGCCCGGGCGCTGTCGCTGGACCCGGCCGAGCTGTTCACCGCAGACCTGCCCGCCTCCCATTTCCAGCGCAGCGCCTATGGGCGCATTACCCGTCAGCTCGTCGATCTTGATGAAGACGAGCTGGAATGGCTCGAAGGTGTGATCACCGCCGCCCTGAAAGTCCGCAGGCCCGGATGA
- a CDS encoding MarR family transcriptional regulator, translating to MKARFYRFLGALARSDEPLTQAQIVTASGLSQATVSRCAQEGIRQGLLAATGLDSCTPGRPASAYQLIRENVYVAGCIVRPGRFEIGLYDLDLDPVRLNGHTLRPAGFPMTAWSDADIIEAITGPLEDWRRFGPVRERLGLISVIDYHHGVPPERLAGLERALSGHFGLACAVTDPPGQAAAHAVYHWPALAGRVLFCVWLEGDLMWCQYYEAGWPAGRLKMARPPEDFLQVPDRGAPTPEHPVHGFADTPGWVKEDGPLAPSAARQLDQQAERLARRLFPHSLARFHEEIPLAGVIAGTWRRDVLERAAQSLSRLHAHNYPHKPGFACIGLHVAGEGAAIAADLAATRLTLA from the coding sequence ATGAAGGCGCGGTTTTACCGGTTTCTGGGGGCACTCGCCCGGTCAGATGAACCCCTCACCCAGGCGCAGATCGTCACGGCGTCAGGCCTTTCCCAGGCGACGGTGAGCCGCTGCGCCCAGGAAGGGATCAGACAGGGCCTGCTGGCCGCGACCGGGCTGGACTCATGCACGCCTGGCCGCCCGGCCTCTGCCTATCAGCTGATCCGCGAGAATGTCTATGTGGCCGGGTGCATCGTGCGTCCCGGCCGGTTCGAGATCGGCCTTTACGATCTGGATCTCGACCCGGTCCGCCTCAACGGACACACGCTTCGGCCCGCCGGGTTTCCCATGACCGCGTGGAGCGATGCGGACATAATAGAGGCGATTACCGGCCCGCTGGAGGACTGGCGGCGCTTCGGCCCTGTCCGTGAGCGCCTCGGCCTGATCAGTGTCATCGACTATCATCACGGCGTCCCGCCCGAACGCCTTGCCGGACTCGAGCGTGCGCTGAGCGGACATTTCGGTCTTGCCTGCGCTGTCACCGATCCGCCCGGGCAGGCGGCCGCCCACGCCGTATACCATTGGCCCGCACTCGCCGGACGCGTGCTGTTCTGTGTCTGGCTGGAGGGCGATCTGATGTGGTGCCAGTATTATGAGGCTGGCTGGCCGGCGGGCCGGCTGAAGATGGCAAGGCCACCTGAAGATTTTCTACAGGTACCCGACCGGGGCGCGCCCACCCCCGAGCATCCCGTCCATGGGTTTGCCGACACGCCAGGCTGGGTGAAGGAGGACGGCCCCCTGGCTCCGAGCGCGGCGCGCCAGCTGGACCAGCAGGCAGAGCGTCTGGCAAGACGGCTCTTCCCGCATAGCCTGGCCAGGTTTCATGAGGAGATTCCCCTCGCGGGGGTGATCGCTGGCACCTGGCGCCGCGACGTGCTTGAACGGGCGGCCCAGTCCCTGTCCAGGCTTCACGCCCATAATTACCCGCACAAGCCTGGATTTGCGTGTATCGGCCTTCATGTCGCGGGCGAGGGCGCAGCCATCGCTGCAGATCTCGCGGCCACCCGGCTGACCCTGGCATGA
- a CDS encoding SIMPL domain-containing protein, producing the protein MPHVSSFAIARKALHRRFAGAVLAGGLLLGAAAFLPVPALAQDVVPGETQEGRLSLSARGEVRIAPDLATVTAGAQTRADTAAEALAANARAMSGVFQALERAGIARRDIQTSGLSLNAVYAPYDAQRGNDQRIVGYEASNTVRVIVRDMDRVGRTIDALVASGANQLQGVSFTHSDPSAARDQARRQAVSELNRLRALYAEAAGISTGRLISLSESGTSQPYPMMYARAESLAMDAGTEIASGEITVSVNLDAVWAIRP; encoded by the coding sequence ATGCCGCATGTTTCGAGTTTTGCCATTGCCCGAAAGGCACTCCACCGCCGGTTCGCTGGCGCGGTGCTCGCCGGCGGCCTGCTGCTGGGCGCCGCGGCGTTCCTGCCGGTTCCTGCCCTGGCTCAGGATGTCGTGCCCGGCGAGACGCAGGAGGGCCGCCTGTCCCTGTCGGCGCGCGGCGAGGTGCGCATCGCGCCGGATCTGGCTACGGTAACCGCTGGCGCGCAGACCCGCGCCGACACGGCGGCAGAGGCGCTGGCAGCCAATGCCCGCGCAATGTCTGGCGTATTTCAGGCGCTGGAGCGGGCCGGCATCGCCCGGCGTGACATCCAGACCTCCGGCCTGTCGCTGAATGCGGTCTACGCGCCCTATGATGCCCAACGCGGCAACGACCAGCGCATTGTCGGCTATGAAGCCAGCAACACGGTGCGCGTGATCGTACGTGACATGGACAGGGTGGGCCGGACGATCGATGCGCTGGTCGCGTCGGGGGCCAACCAGCTTCAGGGCGTCAGCTTCACCCACTCCGATCCATCTGCCGCACGTGACCAGGCGCGCCGCCAGGCCGTCAGCGAGCTGAACCGCCTGCGGGCCCTTTACGCCGAGGCGGCAGGCATTTCGACCGGCCGGCTCATTTCGCTCAGTGAAAGCGGCACGAGCCAGCCCTATCCGATGATGTATGCGCGTGCAGAATCCCTCGCCATGGATGCCGGTACCGAGATTGCCTCGGGTGAGATCACGGTGTCGGTCAATCTGGATGCCGTGTGGGCAATCCGGCCCTGA
- a CDS encoding TIGR01459 family HAD-type hydrolase, giving the protein MRDSGVPVQARLGAIAGGYDAILCDVWGVIRDGEQLTCPAIEALVRFRAQGGLVCLVSNSPLRAPYLERLLRRMGAPDGVWDMAVTSGDATHALLSGFAPGPAYKLGPDFDDPIYAGTGLSFAPLDQARLISCTGLIDYERETPQDYAALLDAAAALGLPMVCANPDIVVQGPEGRLLYCAGALAQAYQQRGGTALFAGKPHPPIYALARAALEQKAGGAVAKDRLLAVGDGVITDLEGAAREGIDCLFITGGINSGEMEWPDGRSPRWQAPALVW; this is encoded by the coding sequence ATGCGTGACAGCGGCGTCCCTGTTCAGGCCCGGCTGGGGGCGATCGCCGGCGGCTATGACGCAATCCTGTGCGATGTATGGGGTGTCATCCGCGACGGCGAGCAGCTGACCTGCCCCGCCATTGAGGCGCTCGTACGTTTTCGTGCGCAGGGCGGACTGGTCTGCCTGGTGTCCAACTCGCCGCTGCGCGCGCCCTATCTGGAGCGCCTGTTGCGGAGAATGGGCGCCCCTGACGGGGTGTGGGACATGGCCGTCACCTCCGGTGATGCCACTCACGCGCTTCTGTCCGGCTTCGCGCCCGGACCGGCCTACAAGCTCGGGCCCGACTTCGACGATCCGATATATGCCGGGACAGGGCTCAGCTTTGCGCCGCTGGACCAAGCCCGCCTGATCTCCTGTACGGGGCTGATAGATTACGAACGAGAGACGCCACAGGACTATGCCGCCCTGCTGGATGCAGCCGCGGCGCTTGGCCTGCCCATGGTCTGCGCCAACCCGGATATTGTCGTGCAGGGACCGGAAGGACGCCTGCTCTACTGCGCCGGCGCGCTGGCACAGGCCTACCAGCAGAGGGGTGGAACAGCGCTGTTTGCCGGAAAGCCTCACCCCCCGATCTATGCGCTCGCCCGGGCCGCTCTGGAGCAGAAGGCCGGAGGGGCCGTCGCAAAGGACCGCCTGCTGGCCGTTGGCGATGGAGTCATTACCGATCTGGAGGGCGCCGCCCGGGAAGGCATTGACTGCCTTTTCATTACGGGGGGCATCAATTCAGGCGAAATGGAATGGCCAGACGGCCGGAGCCCGCGATGGCAGGCCCCGGCGCTTGTCTGGTGA
- a CDS encoding MlaC/ttg2D family ABC transporter substrate-binding protein, producing the protein MLRQPLTAITGMLAALLLFVLSGPVSAQSASEAEAFVQREAQEVINALQAFHDGELDESTLRRNFRDRVDQLADVPRITGFVLGRFRRGADEAELEEFRTVFREFAINVYERELGNYAGQTLDVTGSVTRAPGDFIVRSTVRARGNGEDVAVNWRVMSGDNGLRVVDAEVMGVWLAQTQREEITSIIGNAGGDISAATRALRQRTR; encoded by the coding sequence ATGCTCCGACAACCCCTTACGGCCATTACCGGCATGCTGGCGGCCTTGCTGCTGTTCGTCCTCTCCGGCCCCGTTTCCGCGCAGTCAGCCAGCGAGGCCGAGGCCTTCGTCCAGCGCGAAGCCCAGGAAGTCATCAATGCCCTGCAGGCCTTTCACGACGGCGAGCTGGATGAGTCCACCTTGCGGCGCAATTTTCGCGACCGTGTCGACCAGCTGGCCGACGTGCCGCGGATCACAGGCTTCGTGCTGGGACGCTTCCGGCGCGGCGCGGACGAGGCAGAGCTGGAGGAGTTCCGCACGGTATTTCGCGAATTCGCCATCAATGTATACGAGCGCGAGCTGGGCAATTATGCCGGCCAGACGCTGGATGTCACCGGCTCGGTCACCCGCGCACCGGGAGATTTCATTGTCCGCTCGACCGTGCGGGCGCGCGGCAATGGCGAGGATGTCGCTGTGAACTGGCGCGTCATGAGCGGAGATAACGGCCTGCGCGTCGTTGACGCGGAGGTGATGGGGGTCTGGCTCGCGCAAACGCAGCGCGAGGAGATCACCAGCATCATCGGCAATGCAGGCGGTGATATCAGCGCAGCCACGCGTGCCCTGCGTCAGCGCACCCGTTGA
- a CDS encoding VacJ family lipoprotein has protein sequence MRAAHLLFAVLLAGSLASACTTRPEALQANDPFEPVNRAVFSFNTAADRAVIAPLAHAYRDTVPSPARTGVHNVLTNLNQPVVFANLLLQGRPGEAIATASRFGLNTIIGVGGLFDVASEANITLHDTDFGLTLGQWGVEGGPYVVLPFLGPSNMRDTLGRFADRYPHPTYWVEDIRETEAIWVYRGIYALDIRLQLDETFASLERSAIDPYVQLRSVYRQNRAAALGQQRDFEDLPDFD, from the coding sequence ATGCGCGCAGCGCACCTTTTGTTCGCCGTTCTGCTGGCCGGTAGCCTCGCCAGCGCCTGCACGACCCGTCCGGAAGCGTTGCAGGCCAATGATCCGTTCGAGCCGGTCAACCGCGCCGTGTTCAGCTTCAACACCGCTGCTGACCGGGCGGTCATCGCTCCGCTGGCGCACGCTTACCGCGACACCGTTCCCTCCCCTGCCCGCACGGGCGTGCACAATGTGCTGACCAATCTCAACCAGCCGGTGGTGTTCGCCAATCTGCTGCTGCAGGGCCGCCCTGGCGAAGCGATTGCCACGGCGAGCCGGTTCGGGCTCAACACCATTATCGGCGTGGGCGGACTGTTTGATGTCGCCAGCGAAGCCAATATCACCCTGCACGACACGGATTTTGGCCTGACACTCGGGCAGTGGGGCGTAGAGGGCGGTCCCTATGTGGTGCTACCCTTCCTCGGCCCATCGAACATGCGCGACACACTCGGCCGCTTCGCAGACCGCTACCCGCATCCGACCTACTGGGTTGAAGATATTCGCGAAACAGAGGCGATCTGGGTGTATCGCGGCATTTACGCCCTCGATATACGCCTGCAACTGGACGAAACCTTCGCCAGTCTGGAACGTAGTGCCATCGACCCTTATGTTCAGTTGCGCTCGGTCTACAGGCAGAATCGGGCAGCCGCGCTCGGACAACAGCGCGATTTCGAGGATCTGCCCGATTTCGACTGA
- the metF gene encoding methylenetetrahydrofolate reductase [NAD(P)H], with product MPKDRLAPATGVPQISFEFFPPKDEAMEERLWNSIARLAPLNPLYVSVTYGAGGSTRDRTHRTVRRIVEETALSPAAHLTCVNAARDEVDAVIRDYWSAGVRHIVALRGDPPGGVGERYEPFAGGYANAAELAAGIRAVGDFEVSVGCYPEKHPESASFDHDIDLLKAKIDNGATRAITQFFFDADVYFRYLDRVRSAGITIPIVPGIMMQSNFEGLVRMAGLCGATIPARLFDLFDGLESDPGTRELLTANVVADLCHDLSDHGVDQFHFYTLNRAELALATCRLLGVRPVEMAA from the coding sequence ATGCCCAAGGACCGGTTAGCGCCCGCCACCGGCGTGCCACAGATTTCCTTCGAGTTCTTCCCGCCCAAGGACGAGGCGATGGAAGAGCGTCTGTGGAACTCCATCGCAAGGCTTGCTCCCCTGAACCCGCTTTACGTCTCCGTGACCTATGGCGCAGGCGGGTCGACGCGTGACCGGACCCACCGGACGGTCCGGCGCATCGTCGAGGAGACGGCTCTCAGCCCCGCAGCCCACCTTACCTGTGTAAATGCCGCCCGCGACGAGGTGGACGCCGTGATCCGGGACTACTGGAGCGCCGGCGTGCGCCATATTGTGGCGTTGCGCGGCGATCCGCCCGGCGGTGTCGGCGAGCGCTATGAGCCATTCGCAGGCGGTTACGCCAATGCAGCGGAGCTGGCGGCTGGCATCCGCGCAGTGGGCGATTTCGAGGTGTCGGTCGGCTGCTATCCGGAAAAGCACCCTGAAAGCGCGAGCTTCGACCACGATATCGACCTGCTGAAAGCCAAGATCGACAACGGGGCAACGCGCGCCATTACCCAGTTCTTCTTCGATGCGGACGTGTATTTCCGCTATCTAGACCGGGTGCGATCCGCCGGCATCACCATCCCGATCGTGCCGGGCATCATGATGCAGTCGAACTTTGAGGGGCTGGTGCGTATGGCGGGGCTGTGCGGGGCGACCATCCCGGCGCGCCTGTTTGACCTGTTCGACGGGCTGGAAAGCGATCCGGGTACACGCGAACTGCTGACTGCCAATGTGGTCGCCGATCTGTGCCATGACCTGTCTGATCATGGCGTTGACCAGTTCCACTTCTACACCCTCAACCGGGCCGAACTGGCGCTGGCGACCTGCCGGCTGCTGGGGGTAAGGCCCGTGGAGATGGCGGCCTGA
- a CDS encoding homocysteine S-methyltransferase family protein, translating into MSFTRSSRLKALEVEAQKRILVLDGAMGTMIQRLQPSEEDYRGTRFAGWHTSLKGNNDLLNLTKPEAIADIHRAYFDAGADIIETNTFSATSIAQADYAMEDLAAEIAREGARIAREIADVVEAGTGTPRAVAGAIGPTNKTLSISPSVEDPGFRDVTFDAVREAYAEQTLAMAEFVDFILIETIFDTLNAKAAIKAVLDLRNEGRLDPAIPLMLSGTITDASGRTLSGQTTEAFWNSVRHARPWAVGLNCALGAKQLRPYVAEMSRIAETRVLAYPNAGLPNAFGEYDETPEETAAYIADWSKTGLVNIVGGCCGTTPDHIAAIAKAALLGKPRALPERPRAMRLSGLEPFELAS; encoded by the coding sequence ATGAGCTTTACCCGTTCTTCGCGCCTGAAGGCGCTCGAAGTTGAAGCGCAAAAGCGTATCCTCGTCCTGGACGGCGCCATGGGTACGATGATCCAGCGCCTCCAGCCCTCGGAGGAAGACTACCGGGGCACACGCTTTGCCGGATGGCACACATCGCTCAAGGGTAATAACGATCTTCTGAACCTCACAAAACCCGAGGCCATCGCCGATATTCACCGCGCGTATTTCGATGCGGGGGCGGACATTATCGAGACCAATACCTTCTCGGCGACCTCCATCGCGCAGGCCGATTACGCGATGGAAGACCTTGCCGCCGAGATCGCCCGCGAAGGCGCGCGCATTGCCCGCGAGATTGCCGATGTGGTGGAGGCCGGAACCGGCACGCCGCGCGCGGTGGCGGGTGCTATCGGCCCGACCAACAAGACGCTCTCCATCTCGCCCTCGGTAGAGGATCCGGGCTTTCGCGATGTCACCTTCGATGCCGTGCGCGAGGCCTATGCCGAGCAGACGTTGGCCATGGCCGAGTTCGTCGACTTCATCCTCATCGAGACGATTTTCGACACGCTGAACGCCAAGGCGGCGATAAAGGCCGTGCTGGACCTGCGCAATGAGGGCAGGCTGGACCCGGCCATCCCGCTCATGCTGTCGGGCACGATTACCGATGCGTCGGGCCGCACCCTGTCGGGCCAGACGACGGAGGCCTTCTGGAACTCGGTGCGCCATGCAAGGCCGTGGGCGGTGGGGCTGAACTGTGCGCTGGGGGCAAAGCAGCTGCGCCCTTACGTCGCCGAGATGAGCCGCATCGCGGAAACGCGCGTGCTCGCCTATCCCAATGCCGGCCTGCCCAATGCCTTTGGCGAGTATGACGAGACGCCGGAGGAAACGGCCGCCTATATCGCCGACTGGTCGAAAACCGGCCTTGTGAACATTGTCGGCGGGTGCTGCGGCACGACGCCGGACCATATCGCCGCTATCGCGAAGGCCGCTCTTTTGGGCAAGCCACGCGCTCTGCCGGAGCGTCCGCGCGCCATGCGCCTGTCCGGCCTTGAACCGTTTGAACTGGCTTCCTGA
- the metH gene encoding methionine synthase: MTDTPAQSRAVFVNVGERTNVTGSARFRKLIKEGDYAAALDVARQQVEAGAQVIDINMDEGLLDSKQAMITFLNLIATEPDIARVPIMIDSSKWEVIEAGLKCVQGKAIVNSISLKEGEESFRKQAQACLAYGAAVVVMAFDEDGQADTKERKVEICERAYHILVDELGFPPEDIIFDPNIFAVATGIEEHNDYAVAFIEATREIRKRLPGAHVSGGVSNISFSFRGNEPVRQAMHSVFLYHAIKAGMDMGIVNAGQLEIYDEIEPELRELVEDVILNRREDATERLLEAAEAYRDTGEAEEKAAAEWRSLPVAERLKHALVKGLDEFVVEDTEEARQSAERPLHVIEGPLMDGMNVVGDLFGEGKMFLPQVVKSARVMKKAVAHLFPYMEAEREAAGLDKQSNGLVIMATVKGDVHDIGKNIVGVVLQCNGYDVVDLGVMVPPEKILEAAREHKADIIGLSGLITPSLDEMVFLASEMEREGFDIPLLIGGATTSPAHTAVKIEPAYHKAPVIHVHDASRAVGVVSKLLSDTQRQPYWDEIQANYARIRETRARTQGNRRRVTLADARAKAFDADATGHQPVKPLQPGLTTIDDVRLSDLVPYIDWTPFFFSWEMKGTYPAIFDDPNRGEAARALFDDAQAMLKQMVEGDWLKPKGVVGLWPARREGDDIAVFADETCKSRLGKFYGLRQQAEKDGDNPYLSIFDFVRSDVTDWVGGFAVTSGDAEDEIAERFKKANDDYSAIMFQALADRFAEAFAEYLHERVRKQIWGYASDERLSNAELIKEAYAGIRPAPGYPAQPDHTEKDLLFKLLEAPERTGIRLTESRAMYPAASVSGLYLAHPDSVYFAVGRIMRDQVADYAARKGWSMEEAEKALAPVLGYEPDASRLEEADAAA; the protein is encoded by the coding sequence ATGACCGATACGCCTGCCCAATCCCGTGCCGTCTTTGTAAACGTTGGTGAGCGCACCAACGTCACCGGCTCTGCGCGCTTTCGAAAGCTGATCAAGGAGGGCGATTACGCTGCCGCTCTTGATGTGGCGCGCCAGCAAGTCGAGGCCGGGGCGCAGGTGATCGACATCAACATGGATGAGGGTCTGCTCGATTCAAAGCAGGCCATGATCACCTTCCTCAATCTCATCGCCACCGAGCCGGACATTGCCCGCGTGCCGATCATGATCGACTCTTCCAAATGGGAGGTGATCGAGGCGGGCCTGAAATGTGTGCAGGGCAAGGCCATCGTCAATTCCATCTCGCTCAAAGAAGGCGAGGAGAGCTTCCGCAAACAGGCGCAAGCCTGCCTTGCCTATGGCGCGGCCGTGGTGGTGATGGCGTTTGACGAGGACGGTCAGGCCGACACCAAGGAGCGCAAGGTCGAGATCTGCGAGCGCGCCTATCACATTCTTGTCGATGAGCTGGGCTTCCCGCCTGAGGACATCATTTTCGATCCCAATATCTTCGCCGTGGCGACGGGGATCGAGGAGCATAATGACTATGCCGTCGCCTTCATCGAGGCGACGCGCGAGATCAGGAAGCGCCTGCCGGGCGCGCATGTCTCCGGCGGTGTGTCCAACATCTCCTTCTCCTTCCGCGGCAATGAGCCGGTGCGTCAGGCCATGCACTCGGTCTTCCTCTATCACGCCATCAAGGCGGGCATGGATATGGGCATCGTCAATGCCGGCCAGCTTGAGATTTACGACGAGATCGAGCCGGAATTGCGCGAGCTGGTCGAGGACGTGATCCTCAACCGCCGCGAGGATGCCACAGAGCGCCTTCTGGAGGCCGCTGAGGCCTATCGCGATACCGGAGAGGCCGAAGAGAAGGCCGCCGCCGAATGGCGCTCCTTGCCCGTTGCAGAGCGTTTAAAGCATGCCCTCGTGAAGGGGCTGGATGAGTTCGTGGTGGAAGACACCGAAGAGGCGCGCCAGTCCGCCGAGCGCCCGCTCCACGTCATTGAAGGCCCGCTCATGGACGGGATGAATGTGGTGGGGGACCTCTTTGGCGAGGGCAAGATGTTCCTGCCGCAGGTGGTGAAGTCGGCGCGCGTGATGAAGAAGGCCGTCGCCCACCTCTTCCCCTATATGGAGGCCGAGCGCGAGGCGGCAGGGCTGGACAAGCAGTCCAACGGCCTTGTCATCATGGCGACGGTGAAGGGCGATGTACACGATATTGGCAAGAATATTGTCGGCGTCGTGCTGCAGTGTAACGGCTATGACGTCGTGGATCTGGGCGTCATGGTGCCGCCGGAGAAAATCCTGGAGGCCGCGCGTGAGCACAAGGCCGATATTATCGGCCTGTCGGGCCTGATTACGCCCTCGCTGGACGAGATGGTGTTTCTGGCGAGCGAGATGGAGCGCGAGGGCTTTGACATACCCCTGCTGATCGGCGGGGCAACGACCAGCCCGGCCCATACAGCGGTGAAGATCGAGCCGGCCTACCACAAGGCGCCGGTCATCCATGTGCATGATGCCAGCCGGGCGGTGGGCGTCGTCTCCAAGCTGCTCTCTGACACCCAGCGCCAGCCCTATTGGGACGAGATACAGGCCAATTACGCCCGCATCCGCGAGACGCGCGCCCGTACCCAAGGCAATCGCCGCCGTGTGACACTGGCTGATGCGCGTGCCAAGGCGTTCGACGCCGATGCCACTGGCCACCAGCCCGTCAAACCGCTGCAACCGGGCCTCACCACGATTGATGATGTGCGCCTGTCCGATCTGGTGCCTTACATCGACTGGACGCCCTTCTTCTTCAGCTGGGAGATGAAGGGGACGTATCCGGCCATCTTCGATGACCCCAATCGGGGCGAGGCGGCGCGCGCGCTCTTTGATGATGCGCAAGCCATGCTGAAACAGATGGTCGAAGGCGACTGGCTCAAGCCCAAGGGCGTTGTCGGCCTGTGGCCCGCCCGGCGCGAGGGCGATGATATTGCCGTCTTCGCCGATGAGACTTGCAAATCACGTCTTGGCAAATTCTACGGATTGCGCCAGCAGGCGGAGAAGGATGGTGACAATCCCTATCTCTCCATCTTTGACTTCGTGCGCAGCGATGTGACCGACTGGGTGGGCGGGTTTGCCGTTACCTCAGGCGATGCCGAGGACGAGATCGCCGAGCGCTTCAAGAAGGCCAATGACGATTATTCCGCGATCATGTTCCAGGCGCTGGCGGACCGCTTTGCCGAAGCCTTCGCCGAATATCTCCATGAGCGCGTGCGCAAGCAGATCTGGGGCTATGCGAGCGATGAGCGGCTCTCCAATGCGGAGCTGATCAAGGAAGCCTATGCCGGTATCCGCCCGGCGCCCGGCTATCCGGCCCAGCCCGATCACACCGAGAAAGACCTGCTCTTCAAGCTGCTCGAAGCGCCCGAACGCACCGGCATCAGGCTGACCGAGAGCCGGGCCATGTACCCGGCAGCCTCCGTCTCAGGGCTTTATCTGGCGCACCCTGACAGCGTCTATTTCGCCGTCGGGCGCATCATGCGCGATCAGGTAGCAGACTATGCGGCGCGCAAGGGCTGGAGCATGGAGGAGGCCGAAAAGGCGCTCGCGCCGGTGCTTGGCTATGAGCCGGACGCATCCCGGCTGGAGGAAGCCGATGCGGCGGCGTGA
- a CDS encoding HesA/MoeB/ThiF family protein produces the protein MKVRKTDIDRHARHILLKEIGGPGQAKLGAAKLVMIGTGGLGAPAALYLVAAGIGQITLVDPDTVSLDNLQRQVLFRTSDVGREKVEAARDALQALDPAVSIETHRLLADASNLPALLEGADLVLDGCDDFATRFAVNDAAIAARIPLVSGAVGRWDGQVSSFAPHLGAHAPCYRCLVPDIPPGAESCAVTGIVGAITGIVGTLMALEAIKLITGAGEPLIGRVQIVDGLSGGLRTVKLARDPACEACGG, from the coding sequence GTGAAGGTGCGCAAGACCGATATTGACCGTCATGCCCGCCACATCCTTCTAAAGGAGATTGGCGGCCCCGGTCAGGCAAAGCTGGGCGCAGCGAAACTGGTGATGATTGGCACGGGCGGGCTGGGCGCTCCGGCGGCGCTCTATCTGGTCGCTGCCGGGATTGGCCAGATCACACTTGTCGATCCCGATACGGTCAGCCTCGATAATCTCCAGCGGCAGGTACTCTTCCGCACAAGCGATGTGGGCCGCGAAAAGGTAGAGGCCGCGCGCGATGCGCTGCAGGCGCTGGACCCGGCGGTCAGCATTGAAACCCACCGCCTGCTCGCCGATGCCAGCAATCTGCCTGCTCTCCTCGAAGGCGCCGATCTGGTGCTCGATGGCTGTGATGATTTCGCGACCCGCTTTGCGGTCAATGACGCGGCAATCGCCGCGCGCATCCCGCTGGTTTCCGGCGCGGTCGGGCGCTGGGACGGGCAGGTCTCCAGCTTCGCGCCGCATCTGGGAGCTCACGCGCCCTGCTATCGCTGTCTGGTGCCAGACATTCCACCCGGCGCGGAAAGCTGCGCGGTCACGGGCATTGTCGGCGCGATTACCGGCATTGTGGGGACGCTGATGGCGCTGGAAGCGATCAAGCTCATCACCGGCGCAGGTGAACCGCTCATTGGCCGCGTGCAGATCGTCGACGGGCTTTCGGGCGGCCTTCGCACGGTGAAGCTGGCACGCGATCCGGCGTGCGAGGCGTGTGGGGGGTAA